In the Haliaeetus albicilla chromosome 7, bHalAlb1.1, whole genome shotgun sequence genome, one interval contains:
- the ST14 gene encoding suppressor of tumorigenicity 14 protein isoform X1, which produces MERGLAAAGAGMRYSAQPQDMNNLEEGVEFLPAMNSKKMEKRGPKRRVVVTVVVIVFLLISLVTGLLVWHFKYRNVPVRKVFNGHLRVLNWDFLDAYENSSSPDFIMLAKKVKSTVEEIYRNHADIGPYHKETVITAFSEGSVIAYYWSEFHVPKYREESLDRAMADKQSLVQRWNPRLRNPMLKVESVVAFPVDPSIAYSSRDKSCVFALHAKEGEITTFTTPGFPNSPYPNNALCYWALRADANSIISLTFKTLELEQCTDDSDYIKVYNSLSPVEPHALVRLCGNYAPSYNLTFLSSQNVMLVTLVTNKEGRFPGFKAEFFQLPKMKVCGGTLKGESGTFTTPYYPAHYPPATDCVWNIEVPSKKNVKVRFNMFFVLEPGIPISSCTKDYVQINSTKYCGERPQFVVASTNNKIEVRFHSDQSYTDTGFSAEYLSYDSSDPCPGKFTCNTGRCIDRSMRCDGWLDCVDGSDERSCTCTDQQFRCQNGWCKPKFWVCDNVNDCGDNSDELQCSCAADSFKCNNGKCIPDTRKCDGKDDCGDGSDEGSCSNAVHTAVPCKEYTYKCRSGHCISKQNPECDGERDCEDNSDEENCNCGMRSYVRKSRIVGGQNSDVGEWPWQVSLHVKGQGHICGASLVSESWLVSAAHCFLQLQGIRYSDPSLWTAYLGLTNQGNRNGANVQTRKIKRIISHPFFNDYTYDYDIAVVELQSPVTFSSVVQPICLPDATHSFPVGKDLWVTGWGATVEGGSGASILQKAEIRLINQTVCNQLLTDQLTPRMMCVGILTGGVDACQGDSGGPLVSVEPSNRMFLAGVVSWGDGCAQRNKPGVYSRLTSLRDWIKEQTGL; this is translated from the exons ATGGAGCGGGGCCTCGCGGCCGCCGGTGCCGGCATGAGGTACAGCGCCCAACCGCAG GACATGAACAACCTGGAGGAAGGCGTGGAGTTCCTCCCTGCCATGAACTCCAAGAAGATGGAGAAGCGCGGCCCAAAGCGGCGGGTGGTCGTCACCGTAGTGGTCATTGTTTTCCTGCTCATCTCCCTCGTCACCGGCCTCCTGGTTTGGCACTTCAAAT ACAGGAACGTGCCCGTCCGCAAGGTTTTCAATGGCCACTTGCGGGTTCTGAACTGGGACTTCCTTGACGCTTACGAGAACTCCAGCTCGCCGGACTTCATCATGCTGGCCAAGAAAGTGAAGAGCACG GTGGAGGAGATCTACAGGAATCATGCAGATATTGGTCCTTACCACAAAGAGACAGTGATAACTGCGTTCAG CGAAGGCAGCGTCATTGCCTACTACTGGTCAGAGTTCCATGTCCCCAAGTACCGGGAGGAGAGTCTGGACAGGGCGATGGCGGACAAGCAGAGCCTGGTCCAGAGGTGGAACCCCCGCCTGCGAAACCCCATGCTGAAGGTGGAGTCGGTCGTCGCTTTCC ctgttGACCCCAGCATAGCTTACTCCTCTCGGGACA AGAGCTGCGTGTTTGCCCTCCACGCCAAGGAAGGGGAGATCACCACTTTCACCACGCCGGGCTTCCCCAACAGCCCGTACCCCAACAACGCGCTCTGCTACTGGGCACTGAGGGCGGACGCCAACTCCATCATCAGCCTGACCTTCAAGACGCTGGAGCTGGAGCAGTGCACGGATGACAGTGACTACATCAAGGTGTATAACTCTCTGAGCCCCGTGGAGCCCCATGCTTTGGTCAG GCTCTGTGGGAATTACGCCCCATCCTACAATCTGACCTTCCTGTCCTCCCAGAACGTTATGCTCGTCACGTTGGTTACCAACAAGGAAGGGAGATTCCCCGGCTTTAAGGCTGAGTTCTTCCAGCTTCCGAAGATGAAAG TCTGCGGTGGGACTCTGAAAGGAGAGAGTGGCACCTTCACGACTCCCTATTACCCGGCACACTACCCCCCAGCCACGGACTGTGTCTGGAACATAGAG GTTCCCTCTAAAAAGAACGTGAAGGTGCGTTTCAACATGTTCTTTGTGCTGGAGCCCGGGATCCCCATCAGCTCCTGCACCAAGGACTACGTGCAGATCAACAGCACGAA GTACTGTGGGGAGCGTCCCCAGTTTGTGGTGGCCAGTACTAATAACAAAATAGAGGTCCGGTTCCACTCAGACCAGTCCTACACGGACACTGGCTTCTCAGCTGAGTACCTGTCCTACGACTCCAGCGATC ccTGCCCTGGCAAGTTTACCTGCAACACTGGCCGCTGCATTGACAGAAGCATGCGCTGCGATGGGTGGCTGGACTGCGTAGACGGCAGCGACGAGAGATCCTGCA CCTGTACCGACCAGCAGTTCAGGTGCCAGAACGGCTGGTGCAAGCCCAAGTTCTGGGTCTGCGACAACGTGAACGACTGCGGCGACAACAGTGACGAGCTGCAGTGCA GCTGTGCAGCTGACAGCTTCAAGTGCAACAATGGGAAGTGCATCCCTGACACACGCAAGTGTGACGGCAAGGACGACTGCGGGGATGGGAGCGACGAGGGCAGCTGCAGCAATG CGGTCCACACAGCAGTTCCCTGCAAGGAATACACGTACAAGTGCCGCAGCGGGCACTGCATCAGCAAACAGAACCCGGAGTGTGACGGGGAGCGGGACTGCGAAGACAATTCTGACGAGGAGAACTGCA aCTGCGGGATGCGCTCCTACGTGAGGAAGTCGCGGATCGTCGGTGGGCAGAACTCGGATGTGGGAGAATGGCCGTGGCAGGTCAGCCTCCACGTCAAGGGCCAGGGCCACATCTGTGGGGCCTCGCTGGTCTCGGAGAGCTGGCTGGTGTCGGCCGCGCATTgcttcctgcagctgcagggcatCAG GTACTCAGACCCCAGCCTGTGGACAGCCTACCTGGGCCTGACCAACCAAGGCAACCGCAACGGAGCCAACGTGCAAACACGGAAAATCAAGCGCATCATCTCCCACCCCTTCTTCAACGACTACACCTACGACTACGACATCGCCGTGGTGGAGCTGCAGAGCCCCGTCACCTTCTCCTCCGTCGTCCAGCCCATCTGCCTGCCCGACGCCACCCACAGCTTCCCCGTGGGCAAGGACCTGTGGGTCACCGGGTGGGGAGCGACCGTGGAAGGAG GCAGCGGCGCCTCCAtcttacagaaagcagaaatccGGCTCATCAACCAGACTGTGTGCAACCAGCTGCTGACTGACCAGCTGACGCCACGCATGATGTGCGTGGGGATCCTGACGGGTGGCGTGGACGCCTGCCAG GGAGACTCTGGAGGTCCCCTGGTCAGCGTGGAGCCCAGCAATCGGATGTTCCTGGCTGGTGTAGTGAGCTGGGGCGATGGCTGCgcacagagaaacaagcctgGAGTCTACAGCCGGCTCACGAGCCTGCGAGACTGGATCAAAGAGCAGACAGGCCTTTAG
- the ST14 gene encoding suppressor of tumorigenicity 14 protein isoform X2, which yields MNNLEEGVEFLPAMNSKKMEKRGPKRRVVVTVVVIVFLLISLVTGLLVWHFKYRNVPVRKVFNGHLRVLNWDFLDAYENSSSPDFIMLAKKVKSTVEEIYRNHADIGPYHKETVITAFSEGSVIAYYWSEFHVPKYREESLDRAMADKQSLVQRWNPRLRNPMLKVESVVAFPRRMTTPLFFPAAVDPSIAYSSRDKSCVFALHAKEGEITTFTTPGFPNSPYPNNALCYWALRADANSIISLTFKTLELEQCTDDSDYIKVYNSLSPVEPHALVRLCGNYAPSYNLTFLSSQNVMLVTLVTNKEGRFPGFKAEFFQLPKMKVCGGTLKGESGTFTTPYYPAHYPPATDCVWNIEVPSKKNVKVRFNMFFVLEPGIPISSCTKDYVQINSTKYCGERPQFVVASTNNKIEVRFHSDQSYTDTGFSAEYLSYDSSDPCPGKFTCNTGRCIDRSMRCDGWLDCVDGSDERSCTCTDQQFRCQNGWCKPKFWVCDNVNDCGDNSDELQCSCAADSFKCNNGKCIPDTRKCDGKDDCGDGSDEGSCSNAVHTAVPCKEYTYKCRSGHCISKQNPECDGERDCEDNSDEENCNCGMRSYVRKSRIVGGQNSDVGEWPWQVSLHVKGQGHICGASLVSESWLVSAAHCFLQLQGIRYSDPSLWTAYLGLTNQGNRNGANVQTRKIKRIISHPFFNDYTYDYDIAVVELQSPVTFSSVVQPICLPDATHSFPVGKDLWVTGWGATVEGGSGASILQKAEIRLINQTVCNQLLTDQLTPRMMCVGILTGGVDACQGDSGGPLVSVEPSNRMFLAGVVSWGDGCAQRNKPGVYSRLTSLRDWIKEQTGL from the exons ATGAACAACCTGGAGGAAGGCGTGGAGTTCCTCCCTGCCATGAACTCCAAGAAGATGGAGAAGCGCGGCCCAAAGCGGCGGGTGGTCGTCACCGTAGTGGTCATTGTTTTCCTGCTCATCTCCCTCGTCACCGGCCTCCTGGTTTGGCACTTCAAAT ACAGGAACGTGCCCGTCCGCAAGGTTTTCAATGGCCACTTGCGGGTTCTGAACTGGGACTTCCTTGACGCTTACGAGAACTCCAGCTCGCCGGACTTCATCATGCTGGCCAAGAAAGTGAAGAGCACG GTGGAGGAGATCTACAGGAATCATGCAGATATTGGTCCTTACCACAAAGAGACAGTGATAACTGCGTTCAG CGAAGGCAGCGTCATTGCCTACTACTGGTCAGAGTTCCATGTCCCCAAGTACCGGGAGGAGAGTCTGGACAGGGCGATGGCGGACAAGCAGAGCCTGGTCCAGAGGTGGAACCCCCGCCTGCGAAACCCCATGCTGAAGGTGGAGTCGGTCGTCGCTTTCC CCCGAAGGATGACAAcacctctgttttttcctgcagctgttGACCCCAGCATAGCTTACTCCTCTCGGGACA AGAGCTGCGTGTTTGCCCTCCACGCCAAGGAAGGGGAGATCACCACTTTCACCACGCCGGGCTTCCCCAACAGCCCGTACCCCAACAACGCGCTCTGCTACTGGGCACTGAGGGCGGACGCCAACTCCATCATCAGCCTGACCTTCAAGACGCTGGAGCTGGAGCAGTGCACGGATGACAGTGACTACATCAAGGTGTATAACTCTCTGAGCCCCGTGGAGCCCCATGCTTTGGTCAG GCTCTGTGGGAATTACGCCCCATCCTACAATCTGACCTTCCTGTCCTCCCAGAACGTTATGCTCGTCACGTTGGTTACCAACAAGGAAGGGAGATTCCCCGGCTTTAAGGCTGAGTTCTTCCAGCTTCCGAAGATGAAAG TCTGCGGTGGGACTCTGAAAGGAGAGAGTGGCACCTTCACGACTCCCTATTACCCGGCACACTACCCCCCAGCCACGGACTGTGTCTGGAACATAGAG GTTCCCTCTAAAAAGAACGTGAAGGTGCGTTTCAACATGTTCTTTGTGCTGGAGCCCGGGATCCCCATCAGCTCCTGCACCAAGGACTACGTGCAGATCAACAGCACGAA GTACTGTGGGGAGCGTCCCCAGTTTGTGGTGGCCAGTACTAATAACAAAATAGAGGTCCGGTTCCACTCAGACCAGTCCTACACGGACACTGGCTTCTCAGCTGAGTACCTGTCCTACGACTCCAGCGATC ccTGCCCTGGCAAGTTTACCTGCAACACTGGCCGCTGCATTGACAGAAGCATGCGCTGCGATGGGTGGCTGGACTGCGTAGACGGCAGCGACGAGAGATCCTGCA CCTGTACCGACCAGCAGTTCAGGTGCCAGAACGGCTGGTGCAAGCCCAAGTTCTGGGTCTGCGACAACGTGAACGACTGCGGCGACAACAGTGACGAGCTGCAGTGCA GCTGTGCAGCTGACAGCTTCAAGTGCAACAATGGGAAGTGCATCCCTGACACACGCAAGTGTGACGGCAAGGACGACTGCGGGGATGGGAGCGACGAGGGCAGCTGCAGCAATG CGGTCCACACAGCAGTTCCCTGCAAGGAATACACGTACAAGTGCCGCAGCGGGCACTGCATCAGCAAACAGAACCCGGAGTGTGACGGGGAGCGGGACTGCGAAGACAATTCTGACGAGGAGAACTGCA aCTGCGGGATGCGCTCCTACGTGAGGAAGTCGCGGATCGTCGGTGGGCAGAACTCGGATGTGGGAGAATGGCCGTGGCAGGTCAGCCTCCACGTCAAGGGCCAGGGCCACATCTGTGGGGCCTCGCTGGTCTCGGAGAGCTGGCTGGTGTCGGCCGCGCATTgcttcctgcagctgcagggcatCAG GTACTCAGACCCCAGCCTGTGGACAGCCTACCTGGGCCTGACCAACCAAGGCAACCGCAACGGAGCCAACGTGCAAACACGGAAAATCAAGCGCATCATCTCCCACCCCTTCTTCAACGACTACACCTACGACTACGACATCGCCGTGGTGGAGCTGCAGAGCCCCGTCACCTTCTCCTCCGTCGTCCAGCCCATCTGCCTGCCCGACGCCACCCACAGCTTCCCCGTGGGCAAGGACCTGTGGGTCACCGGGTGGGGAGCGACCGTGGAAGGAG GCAGCGGCGCCTCCAtcttacagaaagcagaaatccGGCTCATCAACCAGACTGTGTGCAACCAGCTGCTGACTGACCAGCTGACGCCACGCATGATGTGCGTGGGGATCCTGACGGGTGGCGTGGACGCCTGCCAG GGAGACTCTGGAGGTCCCCTGGTCAGCGTGGAGCCCAGCAATCGGATGTTCCTGGCTGGTGTAGTGAGCTGGGGCGATGGCTGCgcacagagaaacaagcctgGAGTCTACAGCCGGCTCACGAGCCTGCGAGACTGGATCAAAGAGCAGACAGGCCTTTAG